The Methanoregula boonei 6A8 genome has a window encoding:
- the glyS gene encoding glycine--tRNA ligase, giving the protein MSDVFENVMDLAKRRGFIWPTSECYGAVAGFIDYGPLGAMMKRRIENIWRHFYVVQEGYYEIECPTIAQEAVFIASGHVKGFSDKMCQCPHCKEYLRADHVADGGGVCGAATMDNATLAAAIAGCKCPACGEVLGNVEVYNFNLMFQTTIGPGSQRVGYLRPETAQGMFVDFARLLRFYRDKLPFGAVQIGKSYRNEISPRQGMIRLREFTQAEAEIFVHPNEKNRHPAFKRYADYRMPLLTYVHQQKCEPAVEMSMREAVDNGIIANEYVAYYVALTHELLVTIGIKPERLRFRQHLPDERAHYATDCWDAEVYSERFGWVETVGLADRTNYDLNAHAKQSGTSMTVFIQYEAPKKAERRRIIPNMGVLGKQYRQKAKAIFAALETATPTPEGADVTVDGETIHIPADLFEVKDEVVDIRGEEIVPHVIEPSYGIDRMCYAVLEQAYDEDTADGEKRTVLRFSPQVAPVQVAVFPLMARDGLDTLAGEITATLQKQGILAEYDDSGAIGRRYRRQDEIGTPFAITVDYDSKENHTVTLRDRDSMKQVRIAVDKIPETVSALVRGDRKFAELG; this is encoded by the coding sequence ATGAGTGATGTTTTTGAGAATGTGATGGATCTGGCCAAGCGCCGGGGCTTTATCTGGCCCACTTCGGAGTGTTACGGGGCGGTGGCCGGTTTTATCGATTACGGCCCGCTCGGTGCCATGATGAAGCGGAGGATAGAGAATATCTGGCGGCATTTTTACGTTGTCCAGGAAGGGTATTACGAGATCGAGTGCCCGACAATTGCCCAGGAGGCGGTCTTTATTGCTTCAGGCCATGTCAAGGGCTTCTCCGACAAGATGTGCCAGTGCCCGCACTGTAAGGAATACCTCCGGGCCGATCACGTGGCTGATGGCGGCGGGGTATGCGGAGCTGCGACAATGGATAATGCAACCCTTGCTGCTGCCATTGCAGGCTGCAAATGTCCCGCCTGTGGGGAAGTGCTCGGGAACGTCGAGGTATATAACTTCAACCTCATGTTCCAGACAACCATTGGCCCGGGTTCACAGAGGGTTGGCTACCTTCGCCCCGAAACCGCGCAGGGGATGTTTGTGGACTTTGCCCGGCTCCTGAGATTCTACCGGGACAAGCTCCCGTTTGGCGCCGTCCAGATCGGCAAGTCCTACCGGAATGAGATCTCACCCCGGCAGGGCATGATACGGCTCCGCGAATTTACCCAGGCTGAGGCCGAGATCTTTGTCCACCCCAATGAGAAGAACCGCCACCCGGCATTTAAGCGGTATGCAGATTACCGGATGCCGCTTCTCACATACGTCCACCAGCAGAAGTGCGAGCCCGCGGTCGAAATGTCGATGCGCGAAGCAGTGGATAACGGCATCATCGCAAACGAGTACGTAGCCTACTACGTCGCCCTCACCCACGAGCTGCTGGTGACCATCGGCATAAAGCCCGAACGGCTCCGGTTCCGCCAGCATCTTCCTGACGAGCGGGCGCATTACGCTACAGACTGCTGGGACGCCGAGGTGTACTCGGAGCGTTTCGGCTGGGTCGAGACCGTTGGGCTTGCCGACAGGACCAATTATGACTTAAACGCCCATGCAAAGCAGAGCGGTACCTCAATGACGGTCTTCATCCAGTACGAGGCGCCAAAGAAAGCAGAGCGCCGGCGTATTATCCCGAACATGGGGGTGCTGGGCAAGCAGTACCGGCAGAAGGCAAAGGCTATCTTTGCCGCCCTTGAAACTGCGACACCAACTCCCGAAGGCGCCGATGTGACTGTTGATGGCGAGACAATCCATATTCCTGCAGATCTCTTCGAAGTAAAAGACGAGGTAGTGGATATCCGGGGCGAGGAGATTGTGCCCCACGTGATTGAGCCTTCGTACGGGATCGACCGGATGTGCTACGCGGTACTCGAACAGGCCTACGATGAGGACACGGCAGATGGCGAGAAGCGGACCGTGCTCCGTTTCTCCCCGCAGGTCGCCCCCGTGCAGGTCGCCGTATTCCCGCTCATGGCCCGCGACGGTCTCGATACCCTTGCCGGCGAAATCACAGCCACCCTGCAGAAGCAGGGTATCCTTGCGGAATACGACGATTCCGGGGCAATCGGCCGCCGCTACCGCAGGCAGGACGAGATCGGCACACCGTTCGCGATCACGGTTGACTACGACTCGAAGGAGAACCACACGGTCACACTCCGGGACCGGGACAGCATGAAGCAGGTCCGGATCGCCGTTGACAAAATACCAGAAACTGTAAGCGCATTGGTCCGGGGCGACAGGAAATTCGCGGAACTGGGATAA
- a CDS encoding helix-turn-helix domain-containing protein yields the protein MTEDKRKSQLLELFSTMSGKTKIVEPMKNIHGTLRDSDAIEREVALVMREIIEQGIFKTSLKPIQLAKLVTSFYAGKNDTEIARELGDEKLSKTVARARVRLKLFRDLDYRMPFDKAKMEELIASGKTMKEVSDELGISPSTLREYRHVIEEQEDPTIDPYLRRIRDVMEDRDLSEQMTRSATADNLGESIDITEAEMIDVT from the coding sequence ATGACGGAAGACAAACGGAAATCACAGCTGCTGGAACTTTTCAGCACCATGTCCGGCAAGACAAAAATTGTCGAACCGATGAAAAACATTCATGGCACCCTCCGGGACAGCGATGCAATAGAACGCGAGGTTGCACTGGTGATGAGAGAGATCATCGAGCAGGGGATCTTCAAGACCTCGCTCAAGCCGATCCAGCTCGCAAAGCTCGTCACTTCATTCTACGCCGGAAAGAACGACACCGAGATCGCCCGCGAGCTCGGTGATGAAAAGTTAAGCAAGACCGTTGCCCGGGCCCGGGTCAGGCTCAAGCTCTTCCGGGATCTCGATTACCGGATGCCTTTTGACAAGGCAAAGATGGAGGAACTGATTGCATCGGGAAAGACCATGAAGGAGGTTTCCGATGAACTCGGTATCAGCCCTTCCACACTCCGGGAATACCGTCACGTGATCGAGGAACAGGAAGATCCTACCATCGATCCGTACCTCCGCCGGATCCGCGATGTCATGGAGGACCGGGATCTCTCCGAGCAGATGACCCGGAGCGCAACCGCAGACAACCTGGGCGAATCCATCGATATCACGGAAGCCGAGATGATCGATGTTACCTAA
- a CDS encoding metal-dependent hydrolase, producing the protein MHLTWLGHACVLLTGTKKVLIDPFIPEGSVAGTDPDLVLVTHGHFDHMGEAVTLKKPTVAIGELARYLQAKGVPAEGMNIGGTIESGGIMVTMTPALHTSGIDDPAGAGCAGTAAGFVVRMDGVCVYHAGDTGLFSDMKLIGELYHPDVALLPIGGRYTMGTKEAMVAAQFIGAKTVIPIHYNTWEKIAADANGFKTAIERSTDLSVFLLGPGESMDIPPSR; encoded by the coding sequence ATGCATCTTACCTGGCTTGGCCATGCATGTGTTCTGCTTACCGGTACAAAAAAAGTCCTTATCGACCCGTTCATTCCTGAAGGGAGCGTTGCCGGTACCGACCCGGACCTTGTCCTTGTCACCCATGGTCATTTTGATCACATGGGCGAGGCTGTTACGCTCAAAAAACCGACCGTGGCAATCGGCGAACTTGCCCGGTACCTCCAGGCAAAGGGAGTTCCGGCCGAGGGGATGAATATTGGCGGCACCATCGAATCCGGCGGGATCATGGTTACCATGACCCCGGCCCTCCATACCTCAGGGATCGATGATCCGGCCGGCGCCGGGTGCGCCGGGACCGCTGCGGGATTTGTGGTCCGGATGGACGGGGTGTGCGTGTATCATGCCGGGGATACCGGCCTCTTTTCGGATATGAAACTGATAGGCGAACTTTACCATCCCGATGTCGCCCTTCTTCCGATAGGCGGGAGGTACACGATGGGGACAAAAGAGGCAATGGTGGCAGCGCAGTTTATTGGTGCAAAGACCGTGATCCCCATCCATTACAATACCTGGGAGAAGATCGCGGCAGATGCGAATGGGTTCAAGACTGCAATCGAACGATCAACCGATTTATCCGTATTCCTTCTCGGGCCCGGAGAAAGTATGGATATTCCCCCGTCCCGGTAA
- a CDS encoding RNB domain-containing ribonuclease has product MKKHRPHLHDIDLRSIALHAMEKYGFAARFPPQVTDEVNGMQERTFVDFPGDACDLRALLWSSIDNHDSQDLDQLEYCERKPDGTIRVMIAIADVDSYVKAHSPTDEYAAHNGTSVYTGIVTYPMLPERLSYNLTSLLQDKDRLAVIIEFTVHPEGSFTPGEVHRALVRNKAKLVYESTGAWLEGTGPIPPGIKEIPGLEEQVRIQDETAKLLRKFRRDQGALEFDTLEAEVVLEDGEVSGLTTRTPNPARALIEEFMVAANGTMVARLGAAGVPMIQRVVKTPKNWPGIILAAAVLGETLPEKPDAKALARFLARQKTADPLHFPDLSLAVIKLLGPGEYTLLEPGESPTGHFALAVIDYTHATAPNRRYVDIINQRQIKAILAKSPGPYAAADLRERAGWLTDREKASKKVKRFMRKSVAAMLLADSIGKTFEALVTGAADKGTYVRLLTPPAEGRVVKGERNLQVGQKVRVRLLKTDPYNGFIDFECISREKMV; this is encoded by the coding sequence ATGAAAAAACACCGGCCGCATCTCCATGATATCGATCTCAGGTCCATTGCATTGCATGCCATGGAAAAATACGGTTTCGCGGCCCGGTTTCCCCCTCAGGTAACCGATGAAGTAAACGGGATGCAGGAGCGGACTTTTGTTGATTTTCCCGGGGATGCGTGTGACCTGCGTGCGCTCCTGTGGTCGTCCATAGACAACCATGATTCCCAGGACCTCGACCAGCTGGAGTACTGCGAGCGAAAGCCGGATGGTACGATCCGGGTCATGATCGCCATAGCCGATGTCGATTCGTACGTGAAAGCACACTCTCCCACGGACGAGTACGCGGCTCACAACGGGACCTCTGTGTATACCGGTATCGTTACCTATCCCATGCTGCCAGAACGGCTGTCCTATAACCTCACTTCCCTGTTGCAGGACAAGGATCGCCTGGCCGTGATCATCGAATTTACCGTACACCCGGAGGGGAGTTTTACTCCGGGAGAGGTGCACCGGGCTCTGGTGCGCAACAAGGCAAAACTGGTGTACGAGAGTACGGGAGCCTGGCTCGAAGGAACCGGCCCGATCCCTCCCGGGATAAAGGAGATCCCCGGGCTTGAAGAGCAGGTTCGTATTCAGGATGAAACTGCAAAACTCCTGCGGAAATTCCGCCGGGACCAGGGTGCACTTGAGTTCGATACCCTGGAAGCCGAGGTAGTCTTAGAGGATGGCGAGGTCAGTGGGCTTACTACACGGACGCCCAATCCCGCCCGGGCCCTGATCGAAGAGTTCATGGTTGCGGCAAACGGGACCATGGTTGCACGGCTGGGAGCTGCCGGTGTCCCGATGATCCAGAGGGTGGTAAAGACCCCGAAAAACTGGCCGGGTATCATCCTTGCCGCCGCAGTCCTTGGTGAGACACTGCCCGAGAAACCGGATGCAAAAGCGCTTGCACGATTCCTTGCACGGCAAAAAACTGCCGATCCGCTTCATTTTCCGGATCTCTCCCTTGCCGTCATCAAACTGCTGGGGCCGGGCGAATATACGCTGCTCGAGCCGGGCGAGAGTCCGACCGGCCATTTTGCGCTCGCAGTTATCGATTATACCCATGCAACCGCTCCGAACAGGCGGTACGTGGATATCATTAACCAGCGCCAGATAAAGGCAATCCTTGCAAAGAGTCCCGGCCCCTATGCTGCTGCTGACCTTCGGGAGCGGGCCGGCTGGCTGACTGATCGGGAAAAGGCTTCAAAGAAGGTAAAAAGATTCATGCGAAAATCTGTTGCTGCCATGCTGCTTGCTGACAGTATCGGAAAAACATTTGAAGCGCTTGTGACCGGCGCCGCGGACAAGGGAACATACGTAAGGCTCCTTACTCCTCCTGCAGAAGGCAGGGTGGTAAAAGGTGAGCGCAATCTCCAGGTCGGGCAGAAGGTCAGGGTAAGACTCCTAAAAACCGACCCTTATAACGGTTTTATCGATTTCGAGTGTATCAGCCGGGAAAAAATGGTCTGA
- a CDS encoding PKD domain-containing protein, with translation MKTKHVLWIFLLFVSLLFLIAPVMGAVPVASFISNASTGTVPLTVQFVDSSQNSPTTWTWLFGDGGISTLQNPAHTYTIPGTYTVTLIATNSAGTNTATYQGYVTAIKAAAVPLVSFVTNISGGSPPLTVQFLDTSTNSPSSWVWSFGDGGSSGGANPVHTYTSQGSYTVTLTATNSAGSNTTSLANYITITQVTAAPTALFKATATSGYGPLTVQFVDASTNSPNSWVWSFGDGGTSTLQNPTHTYTAAGTYTVSLTATNVVGSSTATQTGYITVNAATPFSSFTSNVTAGINPLSVQFTDTSNNTPTAWYWTFGDGSTSTLQNPVHTFSSIGSYAISLGVSNTAGSNTSTMPAYINVTNALSPPASSFSSNVQSGSAPLTVQFTDTSGNAPIGWQWSFGDGSQSTDQNPTHTYTTSGTFSVSLTAVNSGGRNTTTVPGYITVTSPLVTATPAQVISQSPTPVVTATLQTATPVTTSTTAPPGGQGTLPSWMLPLIGIVILVIVVVTLLLRRGGGGRSGGRRHQGRREL, from the coding sequence ATGAAAACAAAACATGTGCTCTGGATTTTCCTCCTCTTTGTTTCCCTCCTGTTTCTTATCGCCCCGGTCATGGGGGCGGTGCCGGTGGCATCGTTTATCTCGAACGCCTCCACAGGAACGGTTCCGCTCACGGTGCAGTTCGTTGACTCATCGCAGAATTCCCCTACCACATGGACCTGGTTGTTTGGTGATGGCGGGATCTCTACCCTCCAGAACCCTGCCCATACCTATACGATACCGGGCACGTACACGGTAACCCTGATCGCGACAAACTCTGCAGGTACCAATACCGCCACGTACCAGGGATATGTCACCGCAATAAAGGCTGCGGCCGTACCTCTGGTCTCTTTTGTCACCAATATCTCCGGGGGTTCCCCTCCCCTCACCGTGCAGTTCCTGGATACCTCCACAAACTCCCCAAGTTCCTGGGTCTGGTCCTTTGGGGACGGGGGATCCTCAGGTGGCGCAAATCCCGTGCATACTTACACCTCACAAGGGTCGTATACGGTCACCCTTACTGCCACAAACTCCGCAGGGAGCAATACAACGTCCCTGGCCAATTACATCACCATAACCCAGGTCACTGCGGCGCCGACAGCTCTCTTTAAGGCAACGGCAACTTCGGGATACGGGCCGCTGACCGTCCAGTTCGTGGATGCCTCGACAAACTCTCCGAACTCCTGGGTCTGGTCCTTTGGGGACGGTGGAACCTCTACTCTCCAGAACCCGACCCACACGTATACTGCGGCGGGCACCTATACCGTCTCCCTTACCGCCACCAATGTAGTGGGGAGCAGCACGGCAACCCAGACGGGATATATCACCGTGAATGCGGCAACCCCCTTTTCATCATTTACCTCTAATGTCACTGCCGGCATCAATCCCCTGAGTGTCCAGTTCACCGACACCTCCAACAACACCCCGACCGCATGGTACTGGACCTTCGGGGATGGGAGTACCTCCACCCTCCAGAACCCGGTCCATACCTTTTCCTCCATAGGATCCTATGCTATCTCCCTTGGGGTTTCGAATACGGCGGGCAGCAACACGAGTACCATGCCGGCATACATCAATGTCACCAATGCCCTGTCCCCTCCGGCCAGTTCCTTTTCTTCAAATGTCCAGTCGGGAAGCGCCCCGCTGACAGTCCAATTCACCGACACATCGGGGAATGCTCCGATCGGCTGGCAGTGGTCCTTTGGGGACGGTTCCCAGAGTACTGATCAGAACCCGACCCACACCTATACCACAAGCGGCACCTTTTCGGTCAGCCTGACAGCGGTGAATTCCGGGGGCCGCAATACGACCACAGTACCGGGATACATCACCGTTACCTCACCTCTTGTGACCGCAACACCTGCCCAGGTGATCAGCCAGTCGCCAACTCCTGTCGTAACAGCGACGCTCCAGACTGCAACCCCGGTCACAACGTCAACTACGGCCCCGCCGGGAGGCCAGGGCACCCTGCCGTCATGGATGCTGCCCCTGATTGGCATTGTGATCCTGGTAATTGTGGTCGTGACCCTTCTCCTCCGTCGTGGTGGGGGAGGGAGGTCCGGTGGCAGGAGACACCAGGGACGCAGGGAACTGTAG